A single region of the Jatrophihabitans sp. GAS493 genome encodes:
- a CDS encoding glycosyltransferase — MRILFTFTGGVGHFRPLLPLARAAAARGDAVMFSCQQAMMGFVTAAGFAAVDSGGKTIASPDFRGALQPTDRTREATVIRETFAGRVASERAARLRKIASDWQADVLVRDEVDFGAAVAAESLGLPHVCVIVLAAGAMITPDLISEPMNALRSDYGLPADPHLAMLHRYLTLAPLPPTYRSTDDPLPATARHIQPAALDRRAFVGRSSPATARTLDWLGQRPGRATVYITLGTIFHQESGDLLPRILAAVCDLDGNVVATVGSEIDPAELGPQPETVRIERFIPQEALLPHCDLVISHAGSGSVLGALAFGVPLVLLPIGADQPRNAARCHSLQVAEILDPITADDAAVSSAVSTVLTNPIYRNAAKQLRDEAAALPTADEAAQWIANLVDPILS; from the coding sequence GTGCGGATCTTGTTCACCTTCACCGGCGGTGTCGGTCATTTCCGTCCGCTGCTCCCCCTCGCTCGTGCCGCAGCGGCTCGGGGGGATGCGGTGATGTTCAGCTGTCAGCAGGCGATGATGGGTTTCGTAACCGCGGCGGGCTTCGCTGCGGTGGATAGCGGCGGGAAGACAATCGCGTCGCCCGACTTTCGCGGCGCGCTGCAGCCGACCGACCGAACCCGTGAAGCCACCGTCATCCGCGAAACCTTCGCCGGCCGAGTTGCCAGCGAGCGCGCCGCCAGGCTGAGAAAGATCGCCAGTGACTGGCAGGCAGATGTCCTGGTTCGCGACGAGGTCGATTTTGGCGCCGCCGTGGCAGCAGAGAGCCTCGGCCTACCGCATGTCTGCGTGATCGTCCTCGCCGCCGGAGCCATGATTACCCCCGACCTCATATCCGAGCCGATGAACGCGCTGCGCAGCGACTATGGCCTGCCCGCAGACCCTCACCTGGCCATGCTGCACCGCTACCTGACGCTGGCCCCGCTCCCACCCACCTACCGCAGCACCGATGACCCGCTGCCCGCCACCGCTCGCCACATCCAACCCGCGGCGCTCGATCGCAGAGCCTTCGTCGGGCGCTCCAGCCCGGCGACCGCTCGGACGCTTGACTGGCTCGGACAACGCCCTGGTCGGGCGACGGTCTACATCACCTTGGGCACGATCTTCCATCAGGAATCCGGCGACCTCCTCCCCCGCATTCTCGCAGCAGTCTGCGATCTCGACGGCAACGTTGTCGCCACCGTCGGATCAGAGATCGACCCCGCCGAACTCGGCCCCCAGCCCGAGACCGTCCGCATCGAACGGTTCATCCCGCAAGAAGCTCTGCTTCCGCACTGTGACCTCGTCATCTCCCACGCCGGTTCCGGGAGTGTCCTCGGCGCGCTCGCCTTCGGCGTCCCTCTGGTCCTGCTGCCGATAGGGGCCGACCAACCGCGCAACGCCGCCCGGTGCCACTCGCTTCAGGTCGCTGAGATTCTGGACCCGATCACCGCTGACGACGCCGCCGTGAGCTCCGCAGTATCCACCGTGCTGACCAACCCCATATACCGGAACGCCGCCAAACAATTGCGCGATGAGGCTGCGGCCTTACCAACGGCCGATGAGGCGGCGCAGTGGATCGCGAACCTAGTCGATCCGATACTGAGCTAG
- a CDS encoding ribbon-helix-helix protein, CopG family encodes MTLRLSEDETEALRARAEAEGRSMQDVARAAVREYVARRTLRTDVDTALDVLTPRYADLLDRLGQ; translated from the coding sequence ATGACCCTGCGACTGTCCGAGGACGAGACTGAGGCGCTGCGCGCCCGCGCCGAAGCTGAGGGACGCTCGATGCAGGATGTCGCGCGCGCCGCGGTTCGCGAATACGTCGCCCGACGCACATTGCGCACCGACGTCGACACCGCGCTCGACGTCCTCACTCCGCGGTATGCAGATCTGCTCGACCGACTCGGACAGTGA
- a CDS encoding type II toxin-antitoxin system death-on-curing family toxin, protein MTRYLDLDTAIAIAERAIGSAALVADYGLLDSALARPRATIFGRDAYPTLHLKAAALLHSLVNNHCLVDGNKRLGWLSVVVFCYINDVFIDADDNDAYDLVIAIADGSVDDLATIASHLVGWSRSLTPPNPRKGFRT, encoded by the coding sequence GTGACGCGCTACCTCGACCTCGATACCGCCATAGCGATCGCCGAGCGTGCCATCGGATCTGCTGCTCTGGTCGCCGACTACGGGCTTCTGGATTCCGCCCTAGCTCGACCGCGCGCGACTATCTTCGGACGCGACGCCTACCCCACGCTGCACCTCAAGGCAGCGGCCCTTCTGCACTCACTCGTGAACAACCATTGCCTCGTCGATGGAAACAAACGACTCGGCTGGCTGTCGGTGGTCGTCTTCTGCTACATCAATGACGTCTTCATCGACGCCGACGACAATGACGCCTACGACCTGGTCATCGCGATCGCCGATGGAAGCGTCGACGACCTCGCTACTATCGCCTCACACCTTGTCGGCTGGAGCCGGTCGCTCACTCCGCCCAATCCGCGCAAGGGTTTCCGGACCTAG
- a CDS encoding MBL fold metallo-hydrolase yields MEIVSVAFDVHLPAGVAGPAAMNFDVRCFLIPHADGLSLLDTGVAGSAAAIGTALTRLGATWDDVSDIVLSHDHPDHVGSLDEVIALAPHAAVWGNSPLSTQSLADGDSLRNLRVLSTPGHTAGHVSLLHGEGTLLVGDLVGSHNGQLQRAPAPFTADPSQAEESIRKIARINALHMLFGHGAEIDQPQTALQELLDV; encoded by the coding sequence GTGGAAATCGTCTCCGTGGCATTCGACGTTCACCTTCCCGCTGGCGTTGCTGGACCCGCAGCGATGAACTTCGACGTTCGATGTTTCCTGATACCGCATGCGGACGGGCTGTCACTTCTGGATACCGGTGTCGCGGGGTCGGCCGCCGCCATCGGCACCGCGTTGACTCGCCTCGGAGCCACCTGGGACGACGTCAGCGACATCGTGCTCAGCCATGACCACCCCGATCACGTGGGCAGCCTCGACGAAGTGATCGCACTCGCTCCCCACGCCGCCGTATGGGGCAACTCCCCACTGTCGACGCAGTCGCTGGCGGATGGAGACTCGCTACGCAACCTGCGCGTGCTCTCTACACCCGGACACACTGCCGGGCATGTCAGCCTCCTGCACGGCGAGGGGACGCTGCTGGTCGGTGACCTCGTCGGCAGTCACAACGGTCAGTTGCAGCGTGCTCCGGCGCCGTTCACCGCCGACCCTTCTCAAGCCGAAGAGTCCATTCGGAAGATCGCCCGCATCAACGCCCTACACATGCTGTTCGGCCACGGCGCCGAGATCGATCAGCCTCAGACCGCGCTGCAGGAACTCCTCGACGTTTAG